In a genomic window of Thermosynechococcus sp. CL-1:
- a CDS encoding FHA domain-containing protein, with protein sequence MIICSECFHPNPVGAVQCEACFSPMPSMTPCPNCGAPVQPEASFCGQCGFNLRRIAVSAPPMPEVMQHTASAAPTAAAHQGRLTTLPPPPPPPAHVFSVEIATIEAKLIHVQTRTELQIPTGRPVIHIGKPNDRIPPDIDVAGFPNSEIVSRIHADLRIEGDAHYIEDVGSANGTYINNTPLYPGNRHRLQSGDRIALGKGDLVTFIYERIS encoded by the coding sequence ATGATTATCTGTTCCGAGTGTTTTCATCCCAATCCCGTTGGTGCTGTTCAATGTGAAGCGTGCTTTTCGCCCATGCCCAGTATGACTCCTTGTCCAAATTGTGGTGCCCCAGTTCAACCAGAGGCTAGTTTTTGTGGCCAGTGTGGTTTCAATCTGCGTCGCATTGCCGTCAGCGCACCCCCAATGCCAGAGGTGATGCAACACACAGCCAGTGCTGCCCCCACAGCCGCTGCCCATCAAGGCCGCCTGACAACGCTACCCCCGCCGCCCCCACCACCGGCCCATGTCTTCTCCGTTGAGATTGCCACCATTGAAGCCAAGCTGATTCATGTGCAAACTCGTACAGAACTGCAAATTCCCACCGGGCGTCCCGTCATTCATATTGGCAAGCCCAATGATCGCATTCCCCCCGATATTGATGTGGCTGGCTTCCCCAACTCAGAAATTGTCTCCCGTATCCACGCAGATCTGCGGATTGAGGGGGATGCCCACTATATTGAAGATGTGGGCAGTGCCAATGGAACTTACATTAACAATACTCCCCTTTATCCGGGCAATCGTCACCGCCTGCAATCGGGCGATCGCATTGCCTTAGGGAAGGGAGATTTAGTCACTTTTATCTATGAACGCATCTCCTAG